The Ancylothrix sp. D3o genome segment CCCAGACCTTAGCAGAAATTCTGGCTGGGGGGGCTTCCGACCTCAGTACAGAGCAAATTGATTTCAACCACCCGCAGCATTCCAGCTTTGGTACCAGGGTAAACATCTACTGCTACGAGTTTCGGCAAAGTGAGCAGGAGTACCAGGCAATAGCGGAAGTGGGTGGAAGCACTCAAAAGCAAAAATCGCCATTTTGGTTTGACATCTCATTTTTAGTCACCGCTTGGGATTTTACAGCCCTCGGCGAAATGCGTTTGCTTTCAGAAGCATTAATATTGCTGCTGCCTCACCATTGGCTGCCGGAAGACTCGCTGGCAGTCGCCCTCAGAGGTTATGGCAAACTGCCGATGAAAGTTTCTGCTGTGGGATACGGGGAAACAGCAGTGCTATGGACAGCACTAGGTGTGCCGATGCGGCCAGCCTTGCGAGTGATAGTAACTGTTCCTTTTTTAATGGAAACAGAACTTGTTTCAAACAAACACATTTCGTTGATCCCAGCTTCCTAAACATAGTTGGGAATTGGCCCAAATAAGGTACTGGCATAATACAAAATCGAGGAGTACCCCTTATGGCATTAGATTATTTTGCCCCTGGTGTCTACGTTGAAGAAGTAGACAGGGGCAGTCGCCCCATAGAAGGCGTGAGTATGAGTGTGGCTGGGTTTGTTGGTTTCACCGAAGATGTGCGAGGTGATGCTGAACTATTCAAACCCATGATGATTACCAACTGGAACCAGTACCTGGAATATTTTGCTAAACCGGGCTCAGATGGGTTTACAGACTTCAACGCTTACTTGCCGTTTTCTGTGTCTGGTTGGTTTCTCAATGGTGGGGGCCGGTGTTGGGTAACTAGCATTGGTACACAACTCCCCGGCACCCAACCGCCGCCACCCGAACAAACCGCCACCAAATTGCTCACCTCCGGCGGACGTCCGTCCTTAAGATTAACCCTGAAAGCTCTTGAGGCCGATGAGGAAAGCACTGGTTTGGCCCTCCCCGGCACAGGAGCCCGGATTCAAGTTTCTGTGGCGCCGGGAGAACCGAAACCGCTGCCAGAAGATGCGCCAGAAGATGCAGAACCACCCTTAAATACGGGAGAATTCTTTACAATCACCG includes the following:
- a CDS encoding DUF4255 domain-containing protein, with the translated sequence MLTAVSQTLAEILAGGASDLSTEQIDFNHPQHSSFGTRVNIYCYEFRQSEQEYQAIAEVGGSTQKQKSPFWFDISFLVTAWDFTALGEMRLLSEALILLLPHHWLPEDSLAVALRGYGKLPMKVSAVGYGETAVLWTALGVPMRPALRVIVTVPFLMETELVSNKHISLIPAS